Proteins co-encoded in one Cercospora beticola chromosome 7, complete sequence genomic window:
- a CDS encoding uncharacterized protein (SMCOG1288:ABC transporter related protein~antiSMASH:Cluster_6) encodes MSCSPAAEDTWGPVVSRDCLGGFDFTLLFEEAILTLAPLAIAAAWAVWRLLRLRHERVLIRGSWLLPCKLMTYLAYAAVQITLLVLASPDAVPKTRLTVACLSLLLAGTVLLALTSTLEHRRAFRPSTTLVLYLGLALILDLARTRTLFFTTQGRTIAWVNAGGLLAKVCTFALENVEKRSMLRHGARPPSPEAASGVVNRATFLWLNAVFAKGYRTMLTTNTLPPLDDDLLAASRPAELKQKWAQVTKSEHRLLCLFITHYKWPALAGVLPRLASAAFTFVQPYLIQRVLDFTSTSDRQDNRTTAYGLIGAYAIVLVGIAVTNAVYQQKTYRLITLYRGSLVALIFDKTLRMPTAHLDNAEAVTLMSADIDRITSSMHVLHELYASFIEAGLGLWLLYDFLGLAMVPAVAWMGACVFAGIPIARASGNAQVPWLEAIEARLAATAKTLSSIKFIKMIGMVEFASKQLAWLRVAEIRASRRHRILNIFVFMSTFMYLAIAPVWGFLAYILIAQSDTPERTLTEGVAFGALSIFELLQQPVQYAVDGMEDIQTIVNSFRRIQEYLMSPERLDTRAVLSPKSTCPSTRSDEHKADLGMHVNAYRVESASVRYENDDRDVLHELTFSVPQNRMTIIYGPVGSGKSTLLKLLLGELPVTSGEIEAAFPQAAYCSQKGWCSWGTIQNNIVGKSDWDREWYLKVISACALVADFQELRMGDQTPIGAKGSQVSGGQQARVSLARAIYSRNRCVLLDGVLTGLDPATEQHILREVFGKKGILTQFETTVVFATSSAHHLCLADHIIHLDMSGCMVKGGSTAEDDTVYGEKSAPTNPHAELSSDRELEDEFSNAERDLDLLLDPEPEKHRHKGDLRVWYYYVRMAGWPMTIVYLSACAVLVFGITFPSIWLQWWTNANATSPNQNIGYWLGIFATLGVLALMGCAVADSTFNLIVLPTTSRKFHEVLLTTTMNAPVTFHTSTDAGTTLNRFSQDLELIDNDLPQAINQFVFQFLSTIASAIFVFMGSGYIAAAIPVCFVVLILIALFYLRTSRQLRLLDIEAKAPLFSHFLETINGLESIRAYAWTAEYSERNRKAIDLSQRPYYLLFCVQQWLTLVLDLFNAGLAVMLVGIATTIRNASTAFLGVALFNIVIFSSTLQSLVTEWTQVEQALGAINRIQAYERNVGSEHCPSEKSSPPQNWPTNGSINCTNLTASYGPDNPPVLHNLTLHIPSGQKVAICGRTGSGKSSLIATLLRITEISSGTLTIDDIDISSLPREDIRRTLNVLPQEPFFFQGSVRENLHPMGQATDERCIQILQKVHLWREHFAAAARSSSDGEGDGDGDHNGHDHDGGENGNGTAGLDAKIQDHQLSFGQRRLFCLGRALIKSCSSNIILLDEPTSGLDEQTAAVVNAVIREEFADKTVVVVAHRLDEVVDFDLVVVLANGRVVETGRPRELLERDDGGSSEGFRRLWEAQREGSS; translated from the exons ATGTCTTGCTCTCCCGCCGCCGAAGACACTTGGGGACCGGTGGTGTCGCGCGACTGTCTGGGCGGCTTCGACTTCACCCTCCTCTTCGAAGAGGCCATCTTGACTCTTGCTCCGCTGGCCATTGCCG CTGCGTGGGCGGTGTGGAGGCTGCTCCGTCTCCGACATGAACGCGTCCTGATCCGCGGGTCGTGGTTGCTGCCATGCAAGCTG ATGACCTATCTGGCCTACGCCGCCGTCCAGATCACGCTCCTCGTCTTGGCGTCGCCCGATGCCGTCCCCAAAACACGACTGACGGTGGCATGCCTGTCGCTCCTGCTGGCCGGCACCGTCCTGCTGGCACTGACTTCCACTCTCGAGCATCGTCGCGCCTTCCGCCCTTCCACGACCCTCGTGCTGTACTTGGGCCTCGCCCTCATTCTCGACCTCGCACGCACCCGCACCCTGTTCTTCACCACGCAAGGAAGGACCATCGCCTGGGTGAATGCGGGGGGCTTGCTGGCGAAGGTATGTACATTCGCCCTCGAGAATGTCGAAAAGCGTTCGATGCTGCGGCATGGAGCCCGACCTCCATCGCCCGAGGCAGCAAGTGGCGTGGTGAATCGTGCGACCTTTCTATGGCTCAATGCCGTCTTCGCCAAGGGCTATCGCACCATGCTGACCACCAACACGCTTCCTCCGCTCGACGATGACCTTCTCGCAGCTTCTCGACCAGCCGAATTGAAGCAGAAATGGGCACAAG TCACCAAGTCCGAGCATCGTCTCTTGTGCCTGTTCATCACACACTACAAGTGGCCCGCTCTGGCCGGCGTGCTCCCTCGTCTCGCATCTGCGGCCTTCACCTTTGTCCAGCCCTACCTCATCCAGCGAGTCCTGGACTTCACCTCGACGTCTGATCGCCAAGACAATCGCACGACTGCGTATGGGCTCATCGGCGCATATGCAATTGTTCTTGTCGGCATAGCTGTGACCAACGCCGTCTATCAGCAGAAGACCTACAGATTAATCACCCTCTATCGTGGTAGCCTCGTGGCTCTGATCTTTGACAAAACCCTTCGCATGCCGACGGCTCATCTCGACAATGCCGAGGCCGTGACTCTGATGAGTGCAGATATCGATCGAATCACGAGCAGTATGCACGTCCTTCACGAACTCTACGCCAGCTTCATCGAAGCTGGCCTGGGTCTCTGGCTCCTGTATGATTTCCTGGGACTCGCCATGGTGCCTGCGGTGGCGTGGATGGGTG CTTGTGTGTTCGCGGGTATTCCCATCGCAAGAGCCTCCGGTAACGCACAGGTACCATGGCTTGAAGCAATAGAGGCTCGGTTGGCTGCAACAGCCAAGACCCTTTCTTCCATCAAATTCATCAAGATGATAGGAATGGTCGAATTTGCTTCAAAACAGTTGGCATGGCTCAGAGTTGCAGAAATCCGGGCTTCGCGACGCCACCGCATCTTGAACATCTTCGTTTTCATGTCCA CTTTTATGTACTTGGCCATAGCTCCAGTATGGGGCTTCCTAGCATATATACTCATTGCACAATCAGACACTCCGGAACGCACGCTGACAGAGGGCGTCGCCTTCGGCGCTTTGAGTATTTTCGAATTACTTCAACAGCCTGTGCAGTACGCCGTGGACGGAATGGAAGACATCCAAACGATTGTCAACTCGTTCCGACGAATTCAAGAGTACCTCATGTCACCAGAACGCCTGGATACACGGGCCGTGTTGTCCCCAAAATCCACTTGCCCTTCAACGCGATCAGATGAACACAAAGCAGATCTCGGCATGCACGTAAACGCCTACAGGGTAGAAAGTGCATCAGTCCGATATGAAAATGATGACCGCGATGTGCTTCACGAGCTCACGTTCTCAGTTCCGCAGAACCGAATGACAATTATATACGGCCCAGTGGGAAGTGGGAAATCCACTTTGCTTAAGCTTCTGCTCGGCGAACTGCCTGTCACATCGGGAGAGATCGAAGCGGCGTTCCCACAGGCTGCATATTGCTCTCAGAAAGGGTGGTGCAGCTGGGGCACAATTCAGAACAACATCGTTGGAAAATCTGACTGGGATAGAGAGTGGTACCTCAAAGTCATCTCAGCATGTGCTTTGGTTGCCGACTTCCAAGAACTGCGCATGGGCGATCAGACTCCAATCGGTGCGAAAGGTTCCCAAGTCAGTGGTGGTCAACAAGCCCGTGTCTCGCTCGCACGTGCCATCTATTCTCGGAATCGGTGCGTGCTGCTGGACGGTGTGCTTACAGGTCTTGATCCTGCCACCGAACAGCACATCTTGCGCGAGGTCTTCGGCAAAAAGGGCATTTTGACCCAGTTCGAGACCACGGTGGTCTTTGCCACCTCATCCGCTCATCATCTGTGCCTCGCAGATCACATTATTCACTTGGACATGAGCGGATGCATGGTCAAAGGTGGCTCTACAGCCGAGGATGACACTGTCTATGGAGAGAAATCGGCGCCAACGAACCCACATGCAGAGCTGTCGTCGGACCGTGAATTGGAGGATGAATTCAGTAATGCCGAGCGGGACTTGGACTTACTCCTCGACCCAGAGCCCGAGAAACATCGTCACAAGGGCGATTTGCGGGTCTGGTATTACTATGTGCGGATGGCGGGATGGCCAATGACTATTGTCTATCTTTCCGCGTGTGCTGTCCTTGTCTTCGGCATCACTTTTCCAT CAATCTGGCTCCAATGGTGGACCAATGCAAATGCCACCAGCCCCAATCAAAACATCGGATATTGGCTTGGCATATTCGCCACTTTGGGGGTGTTGGCCCTCATGGGGTGTGCAGTGGCGGATTC AACATTCAACCTGATCGTGCTCCCAACGACATCAAGGAAGTTCCACGAGGTACTGTTGACAACAACCATGAA CGCTCCAGTGACCTTTCACACCTCGACCGATGCTGGAACCACTTTGAATCGATTCAGTCAGGACTTGGAATTGATCGACAACGACCTCCCACAGGCTATCAACCAATTTGTATTTCAATTCCTATCTACAATCGCATCCGCGATCTTTGTGTTCATGGGCTCCGGATACATCGCCGCTGCTATTCCGGTCTGCTTCGTGGTGCTCATTTTAATTGCGCTCTTCTATCTCCGGACATCCAGGCAGTTAAGACTACTGGACATTGAAGCCAAAGCACCTCTGTTCTCGCATTTCCTCGAAACGATCAACGGCCTTGAATCAATTCGCGCATACGCTTGGACAGCCGAGTACAGCGAGCGGAATCGCAAGGCCATCGATCTCTCTCAGCGTCCGTATTACCTCCTGTTTTGTGTTCAGCAATGGCTCACCTTGGTGCTGGATCTATTTAACGCCGGCCTCGCAGTCATGCTAGTAGGAATCGCAACGACGATACGCAATGCATCAACAGCATTCCTTGGCGTCGCGCTATTCAACATCGTCATCTTCTCTTCAACATTGCAGAGTTTGGTAACCGAATGGACCCAAGTCGAGCAAGCTCTCGGCGCCATCAACAGAATTCAAGCGTATGAGCGCAATGTCGGAAGCGAGCATTGTCCCAGCGAGAAAAGCAGTCCACCCCAAAACTGGCCCACCAACGGCTCCATCAACTGCACAAATCTCACAGCATCTTATGGTCCAGACAACCCGCCTGTCCTCCATAATCTCACATTGCACATCCCCTCGGGCCAAAAAGTGGCCATTTGTGGCCGCACTGGCAGCGGCAAATCTTCTCTCATCGCAACTCTCCTCCGCATCACAGAAATCTCATCGGGAACTCTGACAATcgatgacatcgacatcTCGTCCCTCCCTCGCGAAGATATCAGAAGAACGCTTAACGTCCTACCCCAAGAACCTTTTTTCTTTCAAGGTTCCGTGCGCGAAAATCTTCATCCGATGGGCCAAGCGACTGATGAGCGGTGTATTCAGATTTTGCAAAAGGTTCACCTATGGCGTGAgcattttgctgctgctgcgcgtagcagcagcgatggcgaaggcgatggtgatggtgatCATAATGGCCACGACCATGATGGTGGTGAAAATGGTAATGGTACTGCTGGGCTCGACGCCAAAATACAAGACCACCAGCTCTCCTTCGGACAACGTCGACTGTTCTGCCTCGGACGCGCATTGATCAAAtcttgcagcagcaacatcatTCTTTTGGATGAACCTACGAGTGGTCTCGATGAGCAAACGGCCGCTGTTGTTAATGCTGTGATTCGCGAGGAGTTTGCTGACAAGacggttgttgttgtggcgCATCGGCTTGATGAGGTGGTGGATTTTGATCTGGTGGTTGTTTTGGCTAATGGGAGAGTTGTGGAAACGGGACGGCCGAGGGAGTTGTTGGAACGAGATGATGGGGGATCTTCTGAGGGGTTTCGGAGGCTTTGGGAGGCGCAAAGGGAGGGGTCGTCGTAG
- a CDS encoding uncharacterized protein (antiSMASH:Cluster_6~SMCOG1030:serine/threonine protein kinase), which produces MSAFTSKQLTVKSFVVTEPNTNSPSRPKTSHSPAQASELVIFPPFLDDHAATLNRPSKKQAGTEIPNKSTAVPSLKVVQQKSARPRIMSRVATAISSAVTSVIGTGNPIIGPSPNSAVYNLKKTYQKNYFKHHTFREEQIGQGTEAEVYLLSNVDKPEVFAVKHTKATKLSKEQAKHDELPHEANMLLRMVLPHPRIVAAFDCLPDLAAPGRHKIYMEYCNAGSLSQQYTHWLSRVRSPMPVVFLLHVLVQGMEALAYLHSGLRYVGKGQYTQDPEHLPIVHADVKEEQFLLSWGLFPLPEIKLADFGTAKFSGQPRANGLAGTLCYLAPEDVACIGGLQPIKENAWAFHAMSDARTTASDIYAFGLMMYMFASREKKPANIGTESSGLRISREYETPGVLELIRSMLAINPAERAEASFHPTKGILAQVHVMREARDKLIGARRIPGPTEWAVPPPRGRHVR; this is translated from the coding sequence ATGTCGGCATTCACAAGCAAGCAGCTGACTGTTAAGTCCTTTGTCGTGACTGAGCCAAACACCAATTCACCTAGCAGGCCGAAGACTTCGCATTCACCAGCGCAAGCATCAGAGCTTGTTATCTTTCCGCCTTTCTTGGACGATCACGCCGCTACACTGAACAGACCTTCCAAGAAGCAAGCCGGCACAGAGATTCCGAACAAGTCAACAGCAGTTCCTTCCTTGAAAGTCGTACAGCAAAAATCGGCGCGACCAAGAATCATGTCTCGAGTCGCAACCGCAATCTCCAGTGCTGTCACCAGTGTCATCGGCACAGGCAATCCAATCATTGGCCCATCTCCCAACTCGGCGGTCTACAACTTGAAGAAGACCTATCAAAAGAACTACTTCAAGCACCACACCTTCCGCGAGGAACAGATAGGCCAAGGAACGGAGGCAGAGGTATACCTGCTCAGCAATGTTGATAAGCCCGAAGTCTTTGCCGTCAAGCACACGAAGGCGACCAAATTGTCGAAAGAGCAAGCCAAGCACGATGAGCTGCCTCACGAAGCGAATATGCTGCTCAGGATGGTCTTGCCACATCCTCGTATCGTTGCAGCTTTTGATTGTCTGCCAGATCTCGCTGCGCCAGGGCGCCACAAGATCTACATGGAGTACTGCAATGCGGGTTCGCTATCGCAGCAGTACACGCACTGGCTTTCGCGTGTCAGGAGCCCAATGCCAGTAGTTTTCCTGCTCCACGTCTTGGTCCAAGGAATGGAAGCTCTTGCATACCTCCACAGTGGCCTCAGGTACGTCGGCAAGGGCCAATACACGCAAGACCCGGAGCATCTGCCCATTGTACATGCCGATGTAAAAGAAGAACAGTTCCTTCTTAGCTGGGGGTTGTTCCCTTTGCCTGAGATCAAGCTTGCTGATTTCGGCACCGCAAAGTTCTCAGGGCAACCGCGAGCGAACGGACTCGCTGGGACTCTATGTTACTTGGCTCCCGAGGATGTCGCATGCATTGGTGGCCTGCAGCCCATCAAGGAGAACGCTTGGGCCTTTCACGCAATGAGCGATGCTCGAACGACAGCTTCAGACATCTATGCCTTCGGGCTGATGATGTACATGTTCGCATCCAGGGAGAAAAAGCCGGCGAACATTGGTACAGAGTCGAGTGGCTTGCGAATCTCTCGCGAATATGAGACCCCGGGCGTGCTGGAGCTGATCCGGAGCATGCTGGCAATCAATCCGGCCGAGCGTGCAGAGGCGTCCTTTCATCCGACGAAGGGTATTTTGGCACAGGTCCATGTGATGCGAGAAGCTCGGGACAAGCTCATCGGCGCAAGGCGAATTCCTGGACCGACGGAATGGGCTGTGCCTCCGCCGCGAGGGCGGCATGTCCGGTAA
- a CDS encoding uncharacterized protein (antiSMASH:Cluster_6~SMCOG1030:serine/threonine protein kinase) gives MAQSYQAQSARGQSFIGSASKALLKTIRSLTPTSNVLGRTPTSTIVALYKEHTATYTTPPLSSEKASEILQESSGGQVYLSHHPKTDKSYVVKHTEPAPPSERSHPPTESYVIESVLQPHPNIIFHHEAIHDSSNPGRHYIVLEYCSGGDLFNQLSHWWLTRETHVPVLFLLHTIVELFDACAYIHHGLRHVGGGKYTQDPKFRPVIHNDIKGENIFLKNSTDSIGGLPSLVLADFGHARVVGETLYETGAGTPNYFAPEDQKLTQQAQDAGKLEADEDITEVYYTISRNRTTAADIYSLGHVLYIMAANSGFNRETISRWAIGKDPLKMKISPEYLEVDGLLEIMQKCLIPEVENRASADFDPKTGVLPLVHQIRKVRDEMIRKGERLPRVEWLQPPSDWS, from the coding sequence ATGGCACAGTCTTATCAGGCTCAATCCGCAAGGGGCCAATCGTTCATTGGGTCAGCCTCCAAGGCGCTGTTAAAGACAATTCGCTCGCTGACCCCAACCTCGAACGTCCTCGGGAGAACGCCAACCTCCACGATCGTGGCGTTGTACAAGGAGCACACAGCAACCTACACCACCCCACCTCTCTCCTCCGAAAAGGCATCCGAAATCCTCCAAGAGTCGTCCGGCGGGCAAGTATACCTCTCTCACCATCCCAAGACTGATAAGTCCTACGTCGTGAAGCATACTGAGCCAGCTCCGCCTTCAGAACGTTCCCATCCTCCAACGGAGTCGTATGTCATTGAAAGCGTCTTGCAACCGCATCCGAACATCATCTTCCACCACGAAGCCATCCATGACTCGTCGAACCCGGGTCGACACTACATCGTTCTCGAATACTGTTCTGGCGGCGATCTCTTCAACCAACTATCGCACTGGTGGCTAACTCGTGAAACCCACGTTCCCgtactcttcctcctccacacAATCGTCGAACTCTTTGACGCCTGTGCGTATATCCACCACGGATTACGCCATGTCGGCGGAGGAAAATACACCCAAGACCCAAAATTTCGCCCTGTCATACACAACGATATAAAGGGCGAGAACATTTTCTTGAAGAACTCCACAGATTCAATTGGTGGATTACCGTCTCTAGTCTTGGCAGATTTTGGCCACGCTCGCGTCGTAGGTGAGACTTTATACGAAACAGGAGCCGGAACGCCAAATTACTTCGCTCCAGAAGACCAGAAACTGACCCAGCAGGCGCAAGATGCCGGAAAATTAGAAGCCGACGAAGACATAACCGAAGTCTACTACACCATCAGTCGCAACCGGACCACAGCGGCAGACATCTACTCCCTGGGTCATGTTCTATACATCATGGCCGCGAACAGCGGTTTCAACAGAGAAACAATCTCGAGATGGGCGATCGGAAAAGATCCGCTCAAAATGAAAATCTCGCCTGAGTATCTTGAGGTTGATGGACTTCTGGAGATCATGCAAAAGTGTCTGATTCCTGAAGTCGAGAACCGTGCTTCTGCTGATTTCGATCCAAAGACCGGTGTATTGCCCCTTGTGCATCAGATTCGAAAGGTGAGAGATGAGATGATTCGAAAAGGTGAGCGTTTGCCTCGTGTCGAATGGCTACAGCCCCCGAGCGACTGGTCTTGA
- a CDS encoding uncharacterized protein (antiSMASH:Cluster_6), whose protein sequence is MCAHVSLPSDNENSNANNLQRTRSQNAEVVRPAGNVYRISTLKDFLPLNHADALHTTADGIASPYSTRGSHLPSLIQSRSSASVAGLQRPKSPWTKRTNSVSAAEMPLLRKRRDSETSDDMLEIAHSSAAGWGGGDNDSRRMSYAASILNTPQVRSQRLIGSTNPRYRWEQYWKSEDQLKTIKSKAIRKYYERNNYLIQHYMYIDRLLDSSLPHDLIQEYQATHVRAMRKKSWQKDLPETIDEGADEESTSPPHIYHERAGSQDSIFDDGDFYTEGYPPPQKVIRTKDLYNVKKANTNHDSNESEPLLASSNGDIEAQEMPPDLELEEEASSQSRIVTVAIIVNLVANTALLIMKIIVVILSSSVSVLASLVDAALDFLSTAIVGITTRLISRTDQYAYPIGRRRLEPVGVLVFSVIMITAFIQVMWEALSSLTNGDHKPVQLTAPAIAIMASTVLIKGACWAWCRLIKNSSVQALAQDAMTDVVFNTFSIIFPLVGYYANIWWLDPVGGIVLSLYVIVNWSRTANEHIRNLTGASASADERNILLYLTMRFAKTIQKIQGLQAYHSGDKLNVEVDIVLDEEISLRDSHDLGESLQYVLESVPSVDRAFVHMDYADYNIPTHMFQES, encoded by the exons ATGTGTGCCCACGTGTCGCTCCCGAGCGACAATGAAAACAGCAACGCCAACAACCTGCAACGAACGCGGTCTCAGAACGCGGAGGTTGTTCGGCCAGCAGGCAACGTCTACCGCATCAGTACGCTGAAAGACTTTCTACCCCTCAACCATGCCGATGCCCTGCACACCACCGCCGATGGCATCGCCTCGCCCTATTCCACCCGGGGCTCGCATCTGCCTTCACTCATACAGTCACGATCATCGGCTAGCGTAGCCGGCCTCCAACGACCCAAGAGTCCATGGACGAAGCGGACCAACTCAGTCTCGGCAGCAGAGATGCCGCTCCTCCGGAAGAGACGAGACAGCGAGACGAGCGATGATATGCTGGAGATTGCACACTCTTCGGCAGCAGGATGGGGAGGAGGAGACAATGACAGTCGGCGGATGAGCTATGCTGCCAGCATCCTCAATACACCACAAGTACGCAGCCAGCGTCTGATCGGATCCACAAATCCGCGATATCGATGGGAACAGTACTGGAAATCGGAAGACCAGCTCAAAACGATCAAGAGCAAAGCGATCCGAAAGTACTATGAGCGGAATAACTACCTTATCCAGCACTACATGTACATCGATCGCTTGTTGGACAGTAGTCTGCCTCATGACCTTATTCAGGAATACCAAGCGACACACGTTCGCGcaatgaggaagaagtcttGGCAGAAAGACCTACCCGAGACCATTGATGAGGGAGCAGACGAGGAGAGCACCTCCCCTCCACACATCTACCATGAACGCGCTGGGTCGCAGGACAGTatcttcgacgatggcgattTCTACACCGAAGGTTACCCTCCACCACAAAAGGTCATCAGAACGAAGGATCTGTACAATGTGAAGAAGGCCAATACGAATCACGACTCGAACGAATCAGAACCTCTCCTCGCGTCTTCAAACGGTGATATCGAGGCGCAAGAAATGCCGCCCGATCTCGaattggaagaggaggccTCATCCCAATCGCGGATCGTCACAGTGGCAATTATTGTCAACTTGGTAGCCAATACCGCTCTGCTGATCATGAAGATCATCGTCGTGATCCTCTCCTCATCCGTCTCTGTGCTGGCCTCCTTGGTCGACGCAGCGCTCGACTTCCTCTCCACTGCCATCGTCGGCATCACTACCCGCCTCATCTCTCGGACTGATCAGTACGCCTACCCGATCGGCCGCCGACGTCTCGAACCGGTCGGAGTTCTCGTCTTCTCCGTCATCATGATCACAGCCTTCATCCAAGTTATGTGGGAAGCACTTTCCAGCCTCACAAACGGCGACCACAAACCCGTTCAACTCACCGCCCctgccatcgccatcatggccTCGACAGTCCTCATCAAAGGCGCCTGCTGGGCTTGGTGTCGCCTCATCAAAAACAGTTCCGTCCAAGCTCTCGCTCAAGACGCCATGACCGATGTCGTGTTCAACACTTTCTCCATCATTTTCCCTCTCGTGGGCTACTACGCCAATATCTGGTGGCTCGATCCTGTCGGCGGTATTGTTCTGTCGTTATACGTCATTGTCAACTGGTCTCGGACTGCGAATGAGCACATTCGAAATCTGACAGGCGCGTCGGCGAGTGCCGATGAGAGAAACATCCTGTTGTATCTGACGATGCGCTTCGCAAAGACGATTCAGAAGATTCAAGGTCTGCAGGCTTATCATTCGGGTGATAAGTTGAATGTGGAGGTGGATATTGTGTTGGATGAGGAGATTAGTTTGAGGGATTCGCACGATTTGGGAGAGTCGTTGCAGTATGTGCTGGAGAGTGTACCGAGTG TCGACCGAGCTTTCGTGCATATGGACTATGCCGACTATAACATCCCCACGCACATGTTCCAGGAATCGTGA
- a CDS encoding uncharacterized protein (antiSMASH:Cluster_6) → MSAATYQTNGFVDATRAEDHFAQQFDLSNPDDARCSYQRLMHQHTKQQFEMATASSRRRSAASSSTEPASLSTESSRGSVSSTSS, encoded by the exons ATGTCTGCTGCCACCTATCAAACCAACGGCTTCGTCGATGCCACCAGGGCAGAGGACCATTTCGCGCAGCAATTCGATCTCTCCAACCCAGACGACGCACGATGCTCATATCAAAG ACTCATGCACCAACACACCAAGCAACAATTCGAAATGGCCACCGCCTCATCACGACGCCGATCCGCcgcttcatcatcaacagaGCCCGCTTCTTTATCAACTGAGTCAAGTCGAGGCTCCGTCAGCTCGACATCATCATAG